The following proteins are encoded in a genomic region of Parus major isolate Abel chromosome 20, Parus_major1.1, whole genome shotgun sequence:
- the LOC107213418 gene encoding somatomedin-B and thrombospondin type-1 domain-containing protein-like, with product CCPGRDPACLSAGRRPDGSTGPCYCDQECARTLDCCHDYAQACPVIPCVVSQWSAWSGCAEPCKTTYRVRTRHIIQEPRNGAEACPALEERAGCVEYWTRQGTECQQSLIPALITKGGFGKARKKRAAADGSERAGYCVEFQLVALTPGCLHRQHSHSGWSRYLKEGHRVCVECQHPALQPPRQRCYGDGAGSQQNQLLHWQAVGNHRCKGTWRRIRQLDTCSCPSVHSFLFI from the exons TGCTGCCCCGGCCGCGACCCCGCCTGCCTGAGCGCCGGCCGGCGGCCCGACGGCTCCACAGGGCCCTGCTACTGCGACCAGGAGTGCGCTCGCACCCTCGACTGCTGCCACGACTACGCCCAGGCCTGCCCAG TCATCCCCTGTGTTGTATCTCAGTGGAGTGCCTGGagtggctgtgcagagccttGCAAGACGACTTACCGTGTCAGGACGAGGCACATCATCCAGGAGCCCAGGAACGGGGCAGAAGCAtgccctgctctggaggagaGGGCTGGCTGTGTAGAGTACTGGACTCGGCAAGGAACAGAGTGCCAACAGTCCCTGA TCCCGGCATTAATAACTAAGGGAGGGTTTGGAAAAGCGAGGAAgaaaagagctgcagctgatgGGAGTGAAAGGGCAGG GTACTGCGTGGAGTTCCAGCTCGTGGCGCTGACGCCAGGCTgcctgcacaggcagcactcTCACAGCGGCTGGAGCCGCTACCTCAAGGAGGGCCACAGAGTGTGTGTGGAGtgccagcacccagccctgcagcccccgaGGCAGCGCTGCTACGGGGATGGCGCTGGCAGCCAGCA GAATCAGTTGTTGCACTGGCAGGCGGTGGGGAACCATCGATGCAAGGGAACCTGGAGGAGAATTCGCCAGCTGGACACTTGTTCCTGCCCTTCTGTTCACAGCTTCTTGTTCATCTGA